The following are from one region of the Escherichia sp. E4742 genome:
- a CDS encoding glycoside hydrolase family 25 protein: MTDGAGNSNAYSKPGAYAIAAGDDKTEVYSLEKDKGSVFFDTLIKGVADGVADERFGKSYMVKIDGKKEYYAGITRTLSLFIYVNDQYIKINEKLDEEGKGIHLSDAWIGATEKPAGPGGFFFINDPAASRLDKKTQLSAGNADEFTNVDKTAYSIKEPPTAPDEPKNKDITPIEIPYGPVSAIPNRPDIRIFKTPDIYPISGHDISSNDGEIDWKLFQEKSPARFVYVRVVGWRGPDSSFKAHWKQLADSKFDRGGYFKFDFCRTPEAQLETAKSLLPEDPKMLPPGILLVNPEGEDSTQLACFKKSGMVNARNDILRFAALMYKNYHKIPIFYGNHNNLSHFMDSRFDQYMVWMGYWGQAGVKLEGRNPWTLWQYSGNEKVPGIGHSTESEVFFGTEEQYAQFKAGENNVALAAVN, from the coding sequence CAGAAGTTTATTCCCTGGAAAAAGATAAAGGCAGTGTATTTTTTGATACCCTTATAAAAGGAGTTGCTGATGGCGTTGCCGATGAACGCTTCGGGAAATCGTATATGGTAAAAATTGATGGTAAAAAGGAATACTACGCGGGCATTACCCGAACATTAAGTTTGTTTATCTATGTGAACGACCAATATATAAAAATCAATGAAAAACTGGACGAGGAAGGGAAAGGAATACATCTCAGTGATGCCTGGATAGGAGCAACAGAAAAACCAGCCGGACCGGGTGGATTCTTCTTTATTAACGATCCTGCGGCCAGTCGTCTGGATAAAAAAACACAATTATCAGCTGGGAATGCAGATGAATTTACGAATGTTGATAAGACCGCATATTCTATTAAAGAACCGCCTACTGCGCCAGATGAACCAAAGAACAAAGATATAACACCTATTGAAATTCCTTATGGCCCCGTGAGTGCAATTCCCAACCGACCTGATATCCGTATCTTCAAAACACCGGATATTTACCCGATCAGTGGCCATGATATCTCGTCTAACGATGGCGAAATCGACTGGAAATTGTTTCAGGAGAAATCACCTGCGCGTTTTGTCTACGTGAGAGTGGTTGGCTGGAGAGGGCCAGACTCGTCGTTTAAGGCTCACTGGAAGCAATTAGCAGATTCAAAATTTGATCGCGGAGGCTATTTTAAATTTGATTTTTGCCGCACTCCTGAGGCGCAACTGGAAACAGCAAAAAGCCTGCTGCCTGAAGACCCGAAAATGTTGCCTCCCGGTATTTTACTGGTGAATCCAGAAGGTGAAGATTCAACCCAACTGGCTTGTTTTAAAAAATCTGGAATGGTGAATGCACGGAATGATATTTTACGTTTTGCTGCCCTGATGTATAAAAATTACCATAAAATACCAATATTTTATGGCAATCATAATAATTTGTCCCATTTCATGGATAGTCGGTTCGACCAGTATATGGTGTGGATGGGGTATTGGGGACAAGCTGGTGTGAAACTCGAGGGGCGTAATCCCTGGACACTTTGGCAATATTCAGGAAACGAAAAGGTGCCGGGCATTGGTCACAGCACAGAGTCAGAAGTTTTCTTTGGTACTGAAGAACAGTATGCCCAGTTTAAAGCGGGTGAGAATAATGTCGCTCTGGCTGCGGTAAATTGA
- the ynaI gene encoding low conductance mechanosensitive channel YnaI, with translation MIAELFTNNALNLVIIFGSCAALILMSFWFRRGNHKRKGFLFHAVQFLIYTIIISAVGSIINYVIENYKLKFITPDAIDFICTSLIALILTVKLFLLINQFEKQQIKKGRDITSARIMSRIIKISIIVVIVLLYGEHFGMSLSGLLTFGGIGGLAVGMAGKDILSNFFSGIMLYFDRPFSIGDWIRSPDRNIEGTVAEIGWRMTKITTFDNRPLYVPNSLFSSISVENPGRMTNRRITTTIGLRYEDAAKVGAIVEAVREMLKNHPAIDQQQTLLVYFNQFADSSLNIMVYCFTKTTVWAEWLAAQQDVYLKIIDIVQSHGADFAFPSQTLYMENITPPEQLK, from the coding sequence ATGATCGCTGAACTGTTTACAAATAATGCGCTTAATCTGGTCATTATTTTCGGTAGCTGCGCAGCATTGATTCTTATGAGCTTTTGGTTTCGCCGTGGAAATCATAAAAGAAAAGGATTCTTATTCCACGCAGTGCAATTTTTAATCTACACCATAATTATCAGTGCTGTCGGTAGCATCATTAATTATGTCATTGAAAACTACAAACTCAAATTTATCACACCGGACGCTATTGATTTTATCTGTACGTCCCTGATAGCGCTTATCCTGACGGTTAAGTTATTCCTTCTAATCAATCAGTTTGAAAAACAGCAGATTAAAAAAGGCCGCGATATTACCAGTGCACGAATTATGTCGCGGATCATCAAAATCAGCATCATCGTCGTTATTGTTCTGCTCTATGGCGAACATTTCGGCATGAGCCTTTCTGGCTTGCTGACTTTTGGTGGAATTGGTGGTCTTGCAGTGGGTATGGCCGGTAAGGATATTCTGAGCAACTTCTTTTCCGGCATTATGCTCTATTTTGATCGCCCCTTTAGTATTGGCGACTGGATCCGTTCTCCTGACAGAAATATCGAAGGAACGGTGGCAGAAATTGGCTGGCGAATGACTAAAATCACCACATTTGATAATCGTCCGCTGTACGTGCCGAACTCACTGTTTTCGTCTATCAGCGTAGAAAACCCCGGTCGAATGACCAACCGTCGTATTACTACGACCATTGGTTTACGTTATGAAGATGCGGCTAAAGTGGGCGCTATTGTCGAAGCGGTACGCGAAATGCTTAAAAATCATCCCGCCATCGACCAGCAGCAAACCCTATTGGTTTATTTCAACCAGTTTGCCGATTCGTCGCTAAATATTATGGTTTATTGTTTTACTAAAACCACGGTTTGGGCCGAATGGCTTGCCGCCCAGCAGGACGTATATTTGAAAATTATCGATATTGTACAGTCGCATGGCGCGGATTTTGCCTTCCCCAGCCAGACGTTGTATATGGAAAATATTACACCTCCCGAACAGCTTAAATAA
- a CDS encoding DUF2534 family protein — MIMAKLKSAKGRKFLIGLLAVFIIAASVVTRATIGGVIEQYNIPLSEWTTSMYVIQSSMIFVYSLVFTVLLAIPLGIYFLGGDEK, encoded by the coding sequence ATGATCATGGCGAAACTGAAGTCAGCGAAGGGGAGAAAGTTTCTCATAGGTTTGTTGGCGGTTTTCATTATTGCGGCGTCGGTAGTGACTCGCGCGACTATCGGTGGTGTTATTGAACAATACAATATCCCGCTGTCCGAATGGACGACATCAATGTATGTGATTCAGTCATCGATGATTTTTGTCTATAGTCTGGTCTTTACCGTGTTACTGGCAATCCCGCTGGGTATTTATTTCCTCGGCGGAGATGAGAAGTAA
- the uspE gene encoding universal stress protein UspE has product MAMYQNMLVVIDPNQDDQPALRRAVYLHQRIGGKIKAFLPIYDFSYEMTTLLSPDERTAMRQGVISQRTAWIHEQAKYYLNAGVPIEIKVVWHNRPFEAIIQEVLSGGHDLVLKMAHQHDRLEAVIFTPTDWHLLRKCPSPVWMVKDQPWPEGGKALVAVNLASEEPYHNALNEKLVKETIELADQVNHTEVHLVGAYPVTPINIAIELPEFDPSVYNDAIRGQHLLAMKALRQKFSIDEKMTHVEKGLPEEVIPDLAEHLQAGIVVLGTVGRTGISAAFLGNTAEQVIDHLRCDLLVIKPDQYQTPVELDDEDDD; this is encoded by the coding sequence ATGGCTATGTATCAGAACATGCTTGTTGTTATCGATCCTAATCAGGACGATCAACCCGCATTACGGCGAGCTGTTTATTTGCATCAACGGATTGGTGGCAAAATTAAAGCCTTTTTGCCTATTTATGACTTCTCATACGAGATGACTACCCTACTCTCCCCGGACGAGCGGACCGCCATGCGTCAGGGCGTCATTAGTCAGCGTACTGCGTGGATCCACGAGCAGGCGAAATATTATCTTAACGCTGGCGTTCCCATTGAAATTAAAGTTGTCTGGCATAACCGTCCTTTCGAAGCCATCATTCAGGAAGTACTTAGCGGTGGGCACGATCTGGTGCTAAAAATGGCGCACCAACATGACCGCCTGGAAGCGGTGATTTTTACTCCAACAGACTGGCACCTGTTACGCAAATGCCCGAGCCCGGTGTGGATGGTGAAAGACCAACCGTGGCCGGAAGGGGGTAAGGCACTGGTGGCGGTGAATCTCGCCAGCGAAGAGCCGTATCATAATGCGCTCAATGAAAAACTGGTGAAAGAGACGATCGAACTGGCGGACCAGGTCAACCACACCGAGGTACATCTGGTTGGTGCTTATCCAGTAACCCCCATCAATATTGCGATTGAACTGCCGGAATTTGATCCAAGCGTTTATAACGATGCTATTCGCGGGCAACATTTACTGGCGATGAAAGCCCTGCGGCAGAAATTCAGTATTGACGAGAAAATGACGCATGTCGAAAAAGGTCTGCCGGAAGAAGTGATTCCCGATTTAGCGGAGCATTTACAAGCAGGCATTGTGGTTCTGGGAACCGTAGGACGCACTGGTATTTCTGCGGCATTCCTTGGCAATACGGCGGAACAAGTGATTGATCATCTTCGCTGCGACCTGCTGGTGATTAAACCAGACCAATACCAGACACCTGTCGAACTGGATGACGAAGACGACGATTAA
- the fnr gene encoding fumarate/nitrate reduction transcriptional regulator Fnr, translating into MIPEKRIIRRIQSGGCAIHCQDCSISQLCIPFTLNEHELDQLDNIIERKKPIQKGQTLFKAGDELKSLYAIRSGTIKSYTITEQGDEQITGFHLAGDLVGFDAIGSGHHPSFAQALETSMVCEIPFETLDDLSGKMPNLRQQMMRLMSGEIKGDQDMILLLSKKNAEERLAAFIYNLSRRFAQRGFSPREFRLTMTRGDIGNYLGLTVETISRLLGRFQKSGMLAVKGKYITIENNDALAQLAGHTRNVA; encoded by the coding sequence ATGATCCCGGAAAAGCGAATTATACGGCGCATTCAGTCTGGCGGTTGTGCTATCCATTGCCAGGATTGCAGCATCAGTCAGCTTTGCATCCCGTTCACACTCAACGAACATGAGCTTGATCAGCTTGATAATATCATTGAGCGAAAGAAGCCTATTCAGAAAGGCCAGACGCTGTTTAAGGCTGGTGATGAACTTAAATCGCTTTATGCCATCCGCTCCGGTACGATTAAAAGTTATACCATTACAGAGCAAGGCGACGAGCAAATCACTGGCTTTCATTTAGCAGGCGATCTGGTGGGTTTCGATGCCATAGGCAGCGGTCATCATCCAAGCTTCGCCCAGGCTCTGGAAACCTCGATGGTGTGTGAAATTCCGTTCGAAACGCTGGACGATCTGTCCGGTAAAATGCCAAATTTGCGCCAACAAATGATGCGTTTGATGAGCGGCGAAATTAAAGGCGATCAGGACATGATCCTGCTGTTGTCGAAGAAAAATGCCGAAGAACGCCTGGCTGCATTTATCTATAATCTGTCCCGTCGTTTTGCCCAACGCGGCTTCTCCCCTCGTGAATTCCGCCTGACGATGACTCGTGGCGATATCGGTAACTATCTGGGCCTGACAGTTGAAACCATCAGCCGTCTGCTGGGGCGCTTCCAGAAAAGCGGCATGCTGGCAGTTAAAGGTAAATATATCACCATCGAAAATAACGATGCGCTGGCCCAACTAGCCGGTCATACACGCAACGTCGCCTGA
- the ogt gene encoding methylated-DNA--[protein]-cysteine S-methyltransferase, which produces MLRLLEEKIATPLGPLWVICDEQFRLRAVEWEEYSDRMVQLLDIHYRKEGYERISASNPGGLSDKLRDYFAGNLSIIDSLPTATGGTPFQREVWKTLRTIPCGQVMHYGQLAEQLGRPGAARAVGAANGANPISIVVPCHRVIGRNGTMTGYAGGVQRKEWLLRHEGYLLL; this is translated from the coding sequence ATGCTGAGATTACTTGAAGAAAAAATTGCCACGCCACTGGGTCCTCTGTGGGTTATTTGCGATGAACAATTTCGTCTGCGGGCGGTTGAGTGGGAAGAGTATAGCGATCGCATGGTGCAATTGCTGGACATCCATTATCGCAAAGAAGGTTATGAGCGTATTTCCGCCAGCAATCCCGGCGGGTTAAGCGATAAACTTCGTGATTATTTTGCCGGTAATCTAAGCATTATTGATTCCCTACCCACTGCCACCGGCGGTACGCCATTTCAACGGGAAGTATGGAAAACGCTACGCACTATCCCGTGTGGACAGGTAATGCATTACGGTCAACTGGCAGAACAACTAGGCCGCCCAGGGGCCGCGCGTGCCGTCGGCGCAGCCAACGGTGCAAACCCGATCAGTATTGTGGTGCCTTGTCACCGGGTTATTGGCCGAAACGGCACGATGACAGGATATGCAGGCGGAGTGCAGCGAAAAGAGTGGCTATTGCGCCATGAAGGTTATCTTTTACTGTAA
- the smrA gene encoding DNA endonuclease SmrA, translating to MNLDDKSLFLDAMEDVQPLKRATDVHWHPVRNQRAPQRIDTLQLDNFLTTGFLDIIPLNQPLEFRREGLQHGVIDKLRSGKYPQQASLNLLRQSVEECRKMVFSFIHQARADGLRNVLIIHGKGREDKSHANIVRSYVARWLTEFDDVQAYCTALPHHGGSGACYVALRKTAQAKQENWERHAKRSR from the coding sequence ATGAACCTTGACGACAAATCGCTGTTTCTTGACGCCATGGAAGATGTCCAACCACTGAAACGCGCTACTGATGTCCACTGGCATCCTGTGCGTAACCAACGCGCGCCACAGCGTATAGACACGCTGCAACTTGATAATTTCCTCACCACAGGATTTCTCGACATCATCCCGCTAAATCAGCCCCTGGAATTTCGTCGGGAAGGTTTGCAACATGGGGTGATCGATAAGCTACGCAGCGGCAAATATCCGCAACAGGCTAGCCTGAATTTACTTCGCCAGTCGGTGGAAGAGTGCCGCAAAATGGTGTTTAGTTTTATTCATCAGGCGCGGGCGGATGGTTTGCGTAATGTACTTATTATTCACGGCAAAGGCAGAGAAGATAAGTCTCACGCCAACATTGTCCGTAGTTATGTCGCACGTTGGCTGACAGAGTTTGATGATGTACAGGCTTATTGCACCGCGCTACCGCATCATGGCGGCAGCGGGGCGTGTTACGTTGCACTGCGTAAAACAGCGCAGGCGAAACAAGAAAACTGGGAGCGTCACGCTAAACGCAGTCGATAA
- a CDS encoding sensor domain-containing diguanylate cyclase codes for MTTHNFNTLDLLTSPVWIVSPFEERLIYANSAAQLLMQELTFSQLRTGLYSVSSQNELPKYLVDLHNQLDIVEILTVKRNGEETALSCRLTLKEISDTGEVIIFEGMETPASLGLKASRSANYQRKKQGFYARFFLTNSAPMLLIDPSRDGQIVDANVAALNFYGYNHETICQKHTWEINILGRRVMPVMHEISRLPGGHKPLNFVHKLADGSTRHVQTYAGPIEIYGDKLMLCIVHDITEQKRLEQQLEHAAHHDALTGLLNRRQFYHITEQGQMQHLAIAQDYSLLLIDTDRFKHINDLYGHQKGDEVLCTLARTLESCARKGDMVFRWGGEEFVLLLPRTPLDTAISLAETIRLSVAKVSISGLPRFTVSIGVAHHEGNEGIDELFKRVDDALYRAKNDGRNRVLAA; via the coding sequence ATGACTACGCACAACTTCAATACCCTGGACTTATTAACCAGTCCTGTCTGGATCGTTTCCCCCTTCGAGGAACGGTTAATTTATGCCAATAGCGCTGCGCAACTGTTGATGCAAGAACTCACTTTTAGTCAGCTACGAACCGGCCTCTATTCCGTCTCCTCCCAAAACGAACTACCAAAATATCTCGTAGACCTGCATAACCAACTCGATATTGTAGAAATTCTCACGGTCAAGCGTAATGGTGAAGAGACAGCACTAAGCTGTCGGTTAACCCTCAAAGAGATTAGTGATACTGGGGAAGTGATCATATTTGAAGGGATGGAGACACCCGCAAGTCTGGGCTTAAAAGCCAGCCGATCTGCAAATTATCAGCGTAAAAAACAAGGGTTTTATGCGCGTTTTTTTCTGACTAATTCCGCGCCAATGCTGTTGATAGATCCCTCGCGTGATGGCCAAATTGTCGACGCCAATGTGGCCGCACTCAATTTCTATGGCTATAACCATGAAACAATCTGTCAGAAACACACCTGGGAAATTAATATTCTTGGGCGTCGCGTGATGCCTGTCATGCATGAAATTTCGCGTTTACCCGGCGGACATAAACCGCTTAACTTTGTCCATAAGCTGGCAGATGGTTCCACTCGCCATGTGCAAACTTATGCCGGGCCAATTGAGATTTATGGCGACAAGTTAATGTTATGCATCGTGCATGACATTACCGAGCAAAAAAGGCTGGAACAACAACTGGAACACGCGGCTCACCATGACGCGTTGACGGGGTTACTTAACCGCCGACAATTTTATCACATCACCGAGCAAGGCCAGATGCAGCATCTCGCAATCGCTCAGGATTACAGTTTGCTGCTTATCGACACCGATCGTTTCAAGCATATTAATGACCTGTACGGTCACCAGAAAGGTGATGAAGTTTTATGCACCCTGGCACGTACGCTTGAAAGCTGCGCTCGCAAAGGCGATATGGTGTTTCGATGGGGAGGTGAAGAGTTCGTCTTGTTATTACCCAGAACTCCGCTGGATACCGCAATTTCTCTCGCTGAAACTATCCGATTGAGTGTGGCAAAAGTGAGTATTTCTGGCTTACCGCGTTTTACGGTCAGCATTGGCGTGGCACATCACGAAGGCAATGAAGGCATCGATGAACTGTTTAAACGCGTAGATGATGCGTTGTATCGGGCGAAAAATGACGGACGCAACCGCGTACTGGCGGCTTGA
- the zntB gene encoding zinc transporter ZntB, whose translation METIKGADINVPDAVFAWMLDGKGGVKPLENTDEIDEEHPCWLHLNYVHHDSAQWLATTPLLPNNVRDALAGESTRPRVSRLGEGTLITLRCINGSTDERPDQLVAMRVYMDGRLIVSTRQRKVLALDDVVSDLEEGTGPTDCGGWLVDVCDALTDHSNEFIEQLHDKIIDLEDNLLDQQIPPRGFLALLRKQLIVMRRYMAPQRDVYARLASERLPWMNDDQRRRMQDIADRLGRGLDEIDACIARTGVMADEIAQVMQENLARRTYTMSLMAMVFLPSTFLTGLFGVNLGGIPGGGWQFGFSLFCILLVVLIGGVALWLHRSKWL comes from the coding sequence GTGGAAACGATTAAGGGAGCGGACATAAATGTACCGGATGCAGTATTTGCCTGGATGTTGGATGGTAAAGGCGGTGTTAAACCGCTGGAAAATACAGATGAGATAGATGAAGAGCATCCCTGCTGGCTCCACCTTAATTATGTGCACCATGACAGCGCGCAGTGGCTGGCAACGACACCATTGCTCCCAAATAACGTGCGTGACGCGCTGGCAGGGGAAAGCACGCGACCCAGAGTCAGCCGTCTTGGTGAAGGGACGTTGATTACGTTGCGCTGCATTAATGGCAGTACTGATGAACGTCCCGACCAGCTGGTCGCCATGCGTGTTTATATGGACGGTCGGTTAATTGTGTCGACCCGACAACGTAAAGTACTGGCGTTAGACGATGTAGTTAGCGATCTGGAAGAGGGTACCGGCCCGACTGATTGCGGAGGCTGGCTGGTGGATGTGTGTGATGCATTAACCGATCACTCCAATGAGTTTATAGAGCAACTGCACGATAAAATTATCGACCTGGAAGATAATTTACTTGATCAACAAATTCCGCCGCGCGGTTTCCTGGCACTACTACGAAAACAACTCATTGTTATGCGTCGCTATATGGCGCCGCAGCGAGATGTTTATGCTCGCCTTGCCAGTGAGCGCCTGCCCTGGATGAATGACGATCAACGGCGCCGAATGCAGGATATTGCTGACCGTCTTGGGCGCGGTTTGGATGAGATTGACGCGTGCATTGCGAGAACTGGCGTGATGGCGGACGAAATCGCCCAAGTGATGCAGGAAAATTTAGCCCGCCGAACTTACACAATGTCATTGATGGCAATGGTCTTTTTACCCAGTACATTTTTAACCGGGTTATTTGGCGTTAACCTCGGCGGTATTCCAGGTGGAGGATGGCAATTTGGTTTTTCGCTTTTTTGTATTCTGTTAGTTGTTCTTATTGGTGGTGTTGCTTTATGGTTGCATCGTAGTAAATGGTTGTAA
- the ynaL gene encoding proline-rich small protein YnaL, translated as MMTLIYLQIPVPEPIPGDPVPVPDPIPRPQPMPDPPPDEEPIKLSQRERRSARIRAC; from the coding sequence ATGATGACACTCATTTATTTGCAAATTCCTGTCCCTGAACCGATTCCTGGCGATCCCGTCCCAGTCCCCGATCCAATCCCTCGTCCACAACCTATGCCCGACCCGCCGCCCGATGAAGAGCCGATTAAATTGTCGCAACGTGAGCGTAGATCTGCGAGGATACGCGCCTGCTAA
- the dbpA gene encoding ATP-dependent RNA helicase DbpA: MTAFSTLNVLPPAQLTNLNELGYLTMTPVQAAALPAILAGRDVRVQAKTGSGKTAAFGLGLLQQIDASLFQTQALVLCPTRELADQVAGELRRLARFLPNTKILTLCGGQPFGIQRDSLQHAPHIIVATPGRLLDHLQKGTVSLDALNTLVMDEADRMLDMGFSDAIDEVIGFAPASRQTLLFSATWPEAIAAISGRVQRDPLAIEIDTTDALPPVEQQFYETSSKGKIPLLQRLLSLHQPASCVVFCNTKKDCQAVCDALNEVGQSALSLHGDLEQRDRDQTLVRFANGSARVLVATDVAARGLDIKSLELVVNFELAWDPEVHVHRIGRTARAGNSGLAISFCAPEEAQRANIIADMLQMKLNWQTLPASRDIVSLEAEMATLCIDGGKKAKMRPGDVLGALTGDIGLDGADIGKITVHPAHVYVAVRQAVAHKTWKQLQGGKIKGKTCRVRLLK, from the coding sequence GTGACCGCTTTTTCTACCCTGAACGTTTTGCCTCCCGCCCAGCTCACTAACCTTAATGAGTTGGGTTACTTAACCATGACACCGGTGCAGGCCGCCGCACTTCCGGCGATCCTTGCCGGAAGAGATGTTCGCGTGCAGGCGAAAACCGGCAGCGGAAAAACCGCGGCATTTGGCCTCGGGTTGTTACAGCAAATTGATGCGTCGCTGTTTCAGACTCAGGCTTTAGTGCTGTGTCCGACTCGTGAACTGGCGGATCAAGTCGCAGGGGAGTTACGTCGGCTGGCGCGTTTTCTACCAAATACCAAGATCTTGACCTTATGCGGCGGTCAGCCGTTTGGCATTCAGCGTGATTCACTGCAACACGCGCCGCATATCATCGTGGCAACGCCGGGGCGTTTGCTGGATCACCTGCAAAAAGGCACTGTTTCGTTAGATGCGTTGAATACGTTGGTCATGGATGAAGCCGACCGTATGCTGGATATGGGGTTTAGCGACGCAATTGATGAAGTCATCGGTTTTGCGCCAGCTTCTCGCCAGACGCTTCTCTTCTCTGCCACCTGGCCGGAAGCGATCGCCGCGATTAGCGGTCGTGTACAACGAGATCCCCTGGCGATTGAAATAGACACAACAGATGCTCTGCCGCCTGTTGAACAACAATTTTATGAGACATCCAGCAAGGGCAAAATTCCGTTGTTGCAACGGTTATTAAGTTTGCATCAGCCAGCGTCTTGTGTGGTGTTTTGTAACACCAAAAAAGATTGCCAGGCTGTGTGTGACGCACTGAATGAAGTAGGGCAAAGTGCATTGTCGTTACATGGCGATTTGGAACAGCGCGATCGCGACCAGACGTTGGTTCGTTTTGCCAACGGTAGCGCTCGTGTGCTGGTAGCGACCGATGTCGCTGCGCGTGGTCTGGATATTAAATCGCTTGAGCTGGTGGTGAACTTTGAGCTGGCGTGGGATCCTGAAGTTCATGTGCATCGTATCGGGCGTACGGCACGTGCTGGGAATAGCGGTCTGGCGATCAGTTTCTGTGCGCCAGAAGAAGCACAGCGCGCCAATATCATTGCCGACATGTTGCAGATGAAACTTAACTGGCAAACGCTACCAGCCAGCAGGGACATTGTGTCGCTGGAGGCAGAAATGGCAACGTTGTGCATTGATGGCGGGAAAAAAGCCAAAATGCGTCCGGGTGATGTATTAGGTGCGCTGACAGGAGATATCGGGCTTGATGGTGCGGATATTGGCAAAATCACCGTGCACCCAGCGCATGTCTATGTCGCAGTGCGACAGGCTGTTGCTCATAAGACATGGAAGCAGTTACAGGGCGGCAAGATTAAAGGAAAAACGTGCCGGGTACGGCTGTTAAAATAA
- the ttcA gene encoding tRNA 2-thiocytidine(32) synthetase TtcA has product MQENQKNTKKEIYNLNKLQKRLRRNVGEAIADFNMIEDGDRIMVCLSGGKDSYTMLEILRNLQQSAPINFSLVAVNLDQKQPGFPEHVLPEYLDKLGVEYKIVEENTYGIVKEKIPEGKTTCSLCSRLRRGILYRTATELGATKIALGHHRDDILQTLFLNMFYGGKMKGMPPKLMSDDGKHIVIRPLAYCREKDIQRFADAKAFPIIPCNLCGSQPNLQRQVIADMLRDWDKRYPGRIETMFSAMQNVVPSHLCDTSLFDFKGITHGSEVVNGGDLAFDREELPLQPAGWQPEEDENQLDELRLNVVEVK; this is encoded by the coding sequence ATGCAAGAAAATCAAAAGAATACGAAGAAAGAGATATACAACCTGAACAAATTGCAAAAACGTCTGCGTCGTAACGTGGGCGAAGCCATTGCTGACTTCAATATGATTGAAGATGGCGACCGCATTATGGTTTGCCTCTCCGGGGGCAAAGACAGCTATACCATGCTGGAGATCCTGCGTAATTTGCAGCAAAGCGCGCCAATCAATTTCTCGCTGGTTGCCGTTAACCTCGACCAGAAACAGCCAGGTTTCCCGGAACACGTCCTGCCGGAGTATCTCGATAAGCTGGGCGTTGAATATAAGATTGTTGAAGAGAATACTTACGGGATCGTAAAAGAGAAAATCCCTGAAGGAAAAACCACCTGCTCGCTCTGCTCTCGTCTGCGTCGCGGTATTCTTTATCGCACCGCAACAGAACTGGGAGCCACGAAAATCGCACTGGGTCACCACCGCGACGATATCCTGCAAACGCTGTTCTTAAATATGTTCTACGGTGGCAAGATGAAGGGGATGCCACCGAAACTGATGAGCGATGATGGCAAACATATCGTGATTCGTCCGCTGGCCTACTGCCGCGAAAAAGATATTCAGCGTTTTGCCGATGCGAAAGCGTTCCCGATTATTCCATGTAACCTGTGCGGTTCACAGCCTAACCTGCAACGTCAGGTGATTGCCGATATGCTCCGCGACTGGGATAAGCGTTATCCGGGACGTATCGAGACAATGTTCAGCGCGATGCAAAATGTAGTGCCGTCTCATTTGTGCGATACCAGTCTGTTCGATTTCAAAGGCATTACCCACGGTTCAGAAGTAGTTAACGGCGGTGATCTGGCGTTTGATCGCGAAGAGCTCCCACTACAACCGGCGGGCTGGCAGCCTGAAGAAGACGAAAATCAGCTGGATGAACTGCGCCTGAATGTGGTTGAAGTGAAATAA